A single genomic interval of Oncorhynchus mykiss isolate Arlee chromosome 13, USDA_OmykA_1.1, whole genome shotgun sequence harbors:
- the LOC110486494 gene encoding uncharacterized protein LOC110486494 translates to MSVTSEMFEEDSQDMREQSGGESSAAPGETLSFTDEAVSILTSSSLLARSLLGRTSALKRTNDPPTSGNALRRKREFIPSEKKDDGYWDKRKKNNEAAKRSREKRRVNDMVVENRVLALLEENARLRAELLALKFRFGLVKDPSNTPILPLPTAPCAPQTLAPHYYLHSGPGSHPAAHGGQFSVQGSRDAGSMSEDSGFSTPGSSSLGSPLSFEDRLSDHGKLSPHRAEELGYELHHSPAEAQVHHSVHFPGELSRVMMGKVESGEGIKNFPHKMRFKILSSGEDNRHSPMQSMGARDGPREAVNGHIMLGGAEGAGVWPHKQEGEETRRGRQQQESTQYGQPTPLQGQTESHYHTENNVLKSHLSSLSEEVAQLKKLFSEQLLAKVN, encoded by the coding sequence ATGAGTGTGACCAGTGAGATGTTTGAAGAAGATTCTCAAGACATGAGGGAGCAGAGTGGTGGGGAGTCCAGTGCTGCACCTGGTGAGACCCTGTCCTTCACAGACGAGGCCGTGTCCATCCTGACCTCTAGCAGTCTGCTGGCCCGCTCTCTGCTTGGACGCACCTCTGCTCTGAAGCGCACCAATGACCCGCCCACCTCTGGAAACGCCCTCAGACGGAAGCGTGAGTTCATTCCCAGCGAGAAGAAGGATGATGGCTATTGGGACAAGCGCAAGAAGAACAACGAGGCGGCCAAGCGCTCCAGAGAGAAGCGCCGCGTCAACGACATGGTGGTGGAGAATCGCGTGCTGGCGCTGCTGGAAGAGAACGCACGTCTCAGGGCCGAGCTGCTGGCTCTCAAGTTCCGCTTCGGCCTCGTCAAAGATCCCTCCAACACACCCATCCTGCCCCTCCCCACAGCCCCCTGTGCTCCACAGACCTTGGCTCCACACTACTATCTGCACAGTGGACCAGGGAGCCACCCTGCTGCCCACGGGGGCCAGTTCAGCGTGCAAGGCTCCAGGGACGCTGGCAGCATGTCAGAGGACTCTGGGTTCTCCACCCCTGGCAGCTCCAGTTTAGGGAGCCCCCTCTCCTTTGAGGACCGACTGAGTGATCATGGCAAACTGTCCCCACACAGAGCAGAGGAGCTGGGCTACGAGCTCCACCACTCCCCTGCAGAGGCGCAGGTGCACCACAGTGTACACTTCCCTGGGGAGCTCTCCAGAGTGATGATGGGGAAAGTGGAGTCTGGGGAGGGCATAAAGAACTTTCCTCACAAAATGCGCTTCAAGATCCTCAGCAGTGGAGAGGACAACAGGCACAGCCCCATGCAGTCAATGGGAGCAAGAGACGGTCCCCGGGAGGCAGTCAACGGACACATCATGTTGGGTGGAGCTGAGGGGGCTGGAGTCTGGCCACATAagcaggagggagaggagaccaggAGGGGGCGACAACAGCAAGAGTCCACTCAGTATGGCCAACCTACACCCCTACAGGGCCAGACAGAGTCTCATTACCATACAGAGAACAATGTCCTCAAGTCCCACCTCAGCTCCCTCAGTGAAGAGGTGGCCCAGCTCAAGAAGCTTTTCTCAGAGCAGCTGCTGGCTAAAGTGAACTGA
- the LOC110486495 gene encoding filaggrin produces MECLNSQLQSASSENNLDSLETYSNYEESLPSPQGTPSRQGRLVKPSMSCRRKREFISDEKKDASYWEKRRKNNEAAKRSREKRRLNDMVLENRVMVLNDENCRLKMELLQLKLRFGLISTASYMEKSQQLTSGGNGRSSTSNYYSSGYSSSSQVMMNSDSSETEQSGSGGGHSQLVTYSPHGSLSDMSDGSSRDSPEPAVYGIKQEESSPEMDIGSSMFNVHHSLSSTHHQEEMESVYHSQQHHSYHHQESITSQTSQVPPPTQQRSVILYRSSSASYPGESQRQQDIDQQTAQQQSAQAGHLAQARESHTESSERLAEVTKQMERKTLDSPPYHYSDCHSEAGEGQVYRALQQEQKTQTGLAPDILQKQEAVTSHLYHNQASHCYLSTQDEEPPILTYEGGARSEGYYQEHSTSGKDTSSSDNDPRSSDKETSTDDESPSSSLSDTGSYLQHLSVLHQPGSPMPSPQDSSQCQSGDTQAEVKGTALPHKLRLKHKAMSSQQDSPTTPPPSSILPLPQHPYLALTQQQSGKERESESQPPTGVVLS; encoded by the coding sequence ATGGAATGCCTGAATTCACAACTCCAATCAGCAAGCTCAGAAAATAACCTGGACAGCCTAGAGACATACTCTAACTACGAAGAGTCTCTCCCATCGCCTCAAGGAACCCCCTCTCGCCAGGGGCGTCTCGTCAAGCCCAGCATGAGTTGCAGACGCAAGCGTGAGTTCATCTCTGATGAAAAGAAGGATGCATCCTACTGGGAGAAGCGCCGTAAGAACAACGAGGCGGCCAAACGCTCCAGGGAGAAGCGACGACTGAACGACATGGTGTTGGAAAACCGCGTCATGGTGCTGAATGACGAGAACTGCCGCCTGAAGATGGAGCTGCTGCAGCTGAAGCTGCGCTTTGGCCTTATCAGCACTGCCTCCTACATGGAGAAGAGCCAGCAGCTCACTAGTGGAGGCAACGGGAGATCCTCCACATCCAATTACTACTCCAGCGGCTACTCCAGCAGCTCCCAGGTGATGATGAACTCTGACTCCTCGGAGACTGAGCAGTCAGGCAGCGGGGGGGGGCATAGTCAACTGGTGACGTACTCCCCCCATGGGTCCCTTTCAGACATGTCAGACGGGTCCTCCCGGGACAGCCCAGAGCCTGCGGTCTACGGGATCAAGCAGGAGGAAAGCAGCCCGGAGATGGACATTGGAAGCAGCATGTTCAACGTCCACCATAGCCTGTCCTCCACACACCACCAGGAGGAGATGGAGTCGGTCTACCACAGCCAACAGCAccactcctaccaccaccaggagAGCATCACAAGCCAGACCAGTCAGGTCCCTCCACCCACCCAACAGAGGAGTGTCATCCTCTACCGCTCCAGTAGTGCCTCCTACCCTGGGGAGAGCCAAAGGCAGCAGGACATAGATCAACAGACAGCCCAACAGCAGAGTGCTCAGGCCGGCCATCTGGCCCAGGCTCGAGAGAGCCACACAGAAAGCTCAGAGAGACTGGCAGAGGTGACCAAGCAGATGGAGAGGAAGACACTAGACTCCCCTCCGTACCACTACTCAGACTGCCACAGCGAGGCAGGAGAGGGGCAGGTGTACAGAGCTCTGCAACAGGAGCAAAAGACCCAGACGGGCCTCGCTCCAGACATCCTCCAAAAACAGGAGGCCGTCACATCCCACCTGTACCACAACCAGGCTAGTCACTGCTATCTTAGCACCCAGGACGAGGAGCCCCCCATACTGACCTATGAGGGCGGGGCCAGGAGTGAGGGGTACTACCAAGAACATTCAACCTCAGGCAAAGACACCTCCTCTAGTGACAATGACCCCCGCAGCTCTGACAAGGAGACCTCCACGGACGACGAGTCCCCGTCCTCCTCCTTATCTGACACCGGGAGTTACCTCCAGCACCTGTCTGTCTTACACCAGCCAGGGTCCCCTATGCCCTCCCCGCAGGACTCCTCCCAATGCCAAAGCGGCGACACCCAGGCAGAGGTTAAGGGCACTGCCCTGCCTCACAAACTGCGTCTCAAACACAAAGCCATGAGCTCCCAGCAGGACTctcccaccacccctcctccttcctctatcCTACCCCTGCCCCAGCACCCTTACCTGGCCCTGACGCAACAGCAGAgcgggaaagagagggagagtgagagccAGCCCCCCACAGGGGTCGTCCTCAGCTGA
- the LOC110485183 gene encoding anoctamin-10-like: MTALRDSMLLGGGNTRRKELTNITMAAFMLPVQHLNEITSLILLEFHPEVEADTVDWLLGKILTPEPLGGLDLLARVISQTRAGGAIMVVGATPERLLLEADEDLLFRHKPCCPIGGQAREVGDLGGTRPTEGVYGMLSSAECVTLVQRILDRLRVGEGEEIQVLQRIPLLPGEPVMASLSRLRVLTSIYPLHEAPLLQSLQGRWWAGWCGLKPFSQREHWQLLEDIRAYFGEAVALYFGFEGSLVNALLLKSTLSMFLSFYPLRLGNNLVFFTLSSVVWSELFLQGWREKSKALQRDWGTVVTHPSHSHSSTAAAVPRVAQGTAPPQSQIDAHPFGKMSLRRLQHSFAFLTCTLCLSSIPILMYLHLDGLVGDFLLREELSFLFHNILVYLPKIALTVAMAGMDCVAFQLSQGLSLDPEPPGHQSPRQQPLLPEVILSCLFNHFSIHLYRALVLNDLTMVRFHLSVQLATHLGIKLLSATLLRRLRRMRMPPGRAHQEHQSHVLRQITEQSNRPPCDTQTWSYLELLISYCHVMFFSGIYPQCALWCLLTIIAKSCMDLWHLCSGARRPFPRTSPGGNVLWQRVFCGFEALAVLLNSLLLWSSLEFRLLFLSYTGWEMLRAFLLLQLSLLSLRGAVTFLLLHLAWFVGRKAERPETRQPHLHRLHRHQHHQQQHSHIL; encoded by the coding sequence ATGACCGCTCTTCGGGACAGCATGTTATTAGGAGGAGGGAACACACGGAGGAAAGAACTCACCAACATCACCATGGCAGCCTTCATGCTCCCCGTGCAGCACCTCAATGAGATCACCTCTCTGATTCTGCTGGAGTTCCACCCTGAGGTGGAGGCTGACACTGTGGACTGGCTCCTGGGGAAGATCCTTACACCCGAGCCCCTGGGGGGACTAGACCTCTTGGCCAGAGTGATCAGCCAGACCAGGGCCGGGGGTGCCATCATGGTGGTGGGGGCCACGCCAGAGCGGCTGCTCCTGGAGGCTGACGAGGACCTTCTGTTCAGACACAAGCCCTGCTGCCCTATAGGAGGTCAGGCACGGGAGGTGGGGGACCTGGGGGGGACGCGCCCCACAGAGGGGGTGTATGGGATGCTGTCATCGGCTGAGTGTGTGACCCTGGTGCAGAGGATCCTAGACAGGctgagagtgggggagggggaggaaattcAGGTGCTCCAGCGGATTCCCCTCCTTCCAGGAGAACCAGTGATGGCCAGTCTGTCCCGCTTAAGAGTCCTAACTAGCATCTACCCCCTACATGAAGCCCCGCTGCTTCAGAGCCTCCAGGGGAGGTGGTGGGCTGGCTGGTGTGGCCTCAAACCCTTCAGCCAGAGAGAGCATTGGCAGCTGCTGGAAGATATCAGGGCTTATTTCGGGGAGGCGGTGGCCCTCTACTTTGGGTTTGAGGGTTCGCTGGTCAATGCTCTCCTCCTGAAATCCACATTgtccatgtttctctccttctaccccctcAGGCTGGGGAACAACCTGGTCTTTTTCACCCTTTCCAGTGTGGTGTGGTCAGAGCTGTTCCTGCAGGGCTGGAGGGAGAAGAGCAAAGCCCTGCAGAGGGACTGGGGGACTGTGGTCACTCATCCGTCACACAGTCACTCATCAACAGCAGCAGCGGTGCCCAGGGTGGCACAGGGCACAGCACCACCACAGTCCCAGATCGATGCCCACCCTTTTGGAAAGATGAGCTTGAGGAGACTGCAACACTCCTTTGCCTTCCTAACCTGcaccctctgcctctcctccatcCCAATCCTGATGTATTTACACCTAGATGGACTAGTGGGGGACTTCCTCCTGAGAGAAGAGCTCAGTTTCCTCTTTCACAACATCCTTGTCTACCTCCCCAAAATCGCCCTCACGGTTGCCATGGCAGGGATGGACTGTGTTGCATTCCAACTGTCCCAAGGCCTCAGCCTTGATCCCGAGCCGCCAGGGCATCAGTCACCAAGGCAACAGCCCCTGCTCCCTGAGGTTATCCTCTCCTGCCTCTTCAACCACTTTTCTATCCACCTCTACAGGGCTCTGGTCCTGAATGACCTCACCATGGTGCGCTTTCACCTATCTGTGCAGCTGGCCACCCACCTGGGCATTAAGCTGCTGTCCGCCACGCTATTGCGCCgcctgaggaggatgaggatgccCCCTGGCCGCGCCCACCAGGAACATCAGTCTCACGTTCTTAGACAGATCACAGAGCAGAGCAACAGACCACCGTGTGACACCCAGACCTGGAGCTACCTGGAGCTCCTCATCTCCTACTGCCACGTCATGTTCTTCTCAGGCATCTACCCCCAGTGTGCCCTCTGGTGCCTGTTGACCATCATAGCTAAATCCTGCATGGACTTGTGGCACCTGTGTTCAGGCGCACGCCGCCCCTTCCCCAGAACATCCCCTGGGGGTAACGTTTTGTGGCAGCGGGTCTTCTGTGGCTTTGAGGCCCTGGCTGTCCTGCTCAACTCCCTCCTGCTGTGGTCCTCTCTGGAGTTCAGGCTTCTCTTCCTGAGTTATACTGGGTGGGAAATgctcagagccttcctcctgctgCAGCTGTCGCTGCTGAGCCTGAGAGGGGCGGTCACCTTCCTGCTCCTCCACCTGGCCTGGTTTGTTGGCAGAAAGGCAGAGCGGCCTGAGACTCGCCAACCCCACCTCCACAGGCTCCATCGCCACCAGCACCATCAACAGCAGCACTCTCACATACTGTAG